The proteins below come from a single Kitasatospora sp. NBC_00315 genomic window:
- a CDS encoding DUF3263 domain-containing protein, which yields MAELDERELAVLALEARPWRTAGAKERAVREELGLSGTRYYQLLNALLDRPEALAHDPLLINRLRRIRERKRAAR from the coding sequence GGGAGCTCGCCGTGCTGGCCCTGGAGGCCAGGCCCTGGCGGACGGCCGGCGCCAAGGAACGGGCCGTCCGGGAGGAGCTCGGACTCTCCGGCACCCGGTACTACCAGCTGCTCAACGCCCTGCTGGACCGCCCGGAGGCCCTCGCCCACGACCCGCTGCTGATCAACCGGCTGCGCCGGATCCGCGAGCGCAAGCGGGCGGCCCGCTAG